A genomic stretch from Pararhizobium sp. IMCC21322 includes:
- a CDS encoding DUF475 domain-containing protein produces MASSLWFFRWPFLVTVLGLMLAAWLGWQTTGTGAGALTFFLIGAVLAVLEISLSFDNAIVNANKLKDMSPVWQKRFLTWGILIAVFGMRIIFPLAIVAIAAQIGPFAAIHLAATEPAEYARLIGEAHVSISAFGGTFLMMVGLSYFIDDSKEVDWFCALECQLRKCAAVRGLQVGLVIALVMVFASCLSQEDGTTFLFSALLGLLTFVAVDLLGHVLDASQGARDVARVGGLGAFMYLEVLDASFSFDGVIGAFALTQNLFLVAIGLGIGAMYVRSMTIMLVERETLAQFRYLEHGAFYSILALSVIMFAQSLFHISEFVTGALGAGLIGASLYASIRYKKQLISG; encoded by the coding sequence ATGGCGTCGTCACTCTGGTTTTTTCGCTGGCCGTTTCTGGTAACGGTCCTGGGGCTTATGCTGGCCGCCTGGCTGGGGTGGCAGACCACCGGCACAGGAGCGGGCGCGCTCACCTTCTTTCTGATTGGCGCCGTCCTGGCTGTGTTGGAGATATCGCTCAGTTTCGACAATGCCATCGTGAATGCGAACAAGCTGAAGGATATGTCGCCTGTCTGGCAGAAACGGTTTTTAACCTGGGGTATTCTGATTGCGGTTTTCGGGATGCGCATTATCTTTCCCCTCGCCATTGTTGCAATCGCGGCCCAGATCGGGCCATTCGCAGCCATTCATCTGGCCGCAACGGAACCCGCCGAATATGCCCGCCTGATTGGAGAGGCGCATGTGTCGATCTCAGCGTTCGGCGGCACATTCCTGATGATGGTCGGGCTCTCTTACTTCATTGATGACAGCAAGGAAGTGGACTGGTTCTGTGCGCTGGAATGCCAATTGCGCAAATGCGCGGCGGTGCGCGGGCTGCAGGTGGGGCTTGTTATTGCTCTGGTAATGGTTTTTGCCAGTTGCCTGTCACAGGAAGACGGGACAACGTTCCTGTTTTCTGCCCTGTTGGGATTGCTGACATTTGTGGCGGTTGATCTGCTTGGTCACGTACTGGATGCGTCCCAGGGAGCGCGCGATGTCGCACGCGTCGGCGGGTTGGGCGCATTCATGTATCTTGAGGTACTTGATGCCAGCTTCAGCTTTGACGGCGTGATTGGTGCCTTCGCATTGACGCAGAATCTGTTTCTGGTTGCCATCGGATTGGGGATCGGGGCGATGTATGTGCGCTCAATGACCATCATGCTGGTCGAGCGGGAAACACTGGCACAATTCCGGTATCTGGAGCACGGGGCGTTTTATTCGATACTGGCTCTATCAGTGATCATGTTTGCACAATCATTGTTTCATATTTCGGAGTTTGTCACCGGGGCGCTGGGTGCCGGGTTGATCGGCGCATCGCTCTACGCATCGATCCGCTACAAAAAGCAGCTGATCAGCGGCTGA
- a CDS encoding ABC transporter permease, which yields MTDTDQAPDNALEKEPNAFAQMMRMLWHDKVALVAVIFLIIVAFCAILGPWLLDAAATKQNLRGRNSPPFDIAKGWLFVLGGDALGRPLFARIIVAASNTIMVATGAVLCSMVIGSTLGLIAGYTKTRASQIILRLADVIMSFPSLLLAVIVLYMLSPSVSNIIIVLAITRIPIYLRTTRAEVLEIRERMFVQAARVMGASDMRIIFRHILPVVFPTLLTIATLDFAFVMLAESALSFLGIGIQPPEITWGLMVSQGRPYLTNAWWLSFWPGLAIILTTLSLNLVSNWMRIALDPVQRWRLEIKGKKQ from the coding sequence ATGACCGATACCGACCAGGCTCCCGACAATGCGCTTGAAAAAGAGCCGAATGCCTTTGCCCAGATGATGCGCATGCTGTGGCATGACAAGGTCGCACTGGTGGCCGTGATTTTTCTGATCATTGTGGCATTTTGCGCAATTTTAGGGCCGTGGCTTCTGGATGCCGCTGCAACGAAACAAAATTTGCGAGGGCGCAATTCCCCGCCTTTCGATATTGCGAAGGGCTGGCTGTTTGTGCTGGGTGGCGATGCTTTGGGGCGGCCATTATTTGCACGCATCATTGTTGCCGCGAGCAACACAATCATGGTGGCAACCGGCGCAGTGCTGTGTTCCATGGTGATTGGCAGCACGCTTGGCCTGATTGCCGGTTACACCAAGACAAGGGCAAGCCAGATTATCCTGCGGCTGGCCGATGTCATCATGTCATTCCCCTCACTGCTACTGGCGGTCATCGTGCTCTACATGCTGTCCCCGTCGGTCTCCAACATCATCATTGTTCTGGCAATCACCAGAATCCCGATCTATCTGCGAACCACCCGCGCGGAAGTGCTGGAAATCCGTGAGCGCATGTTCGTTCAGGCGGCCCGCGTTATGGGCGCTTCAGATATGAGGATCATCTTCCGCCATATCCTGCCGGTCGTCTTTCCAACCCTGCTGACCATCGCGACACTGGATTTTGCCTTTGTCATGCTGGCTGAAAGCGCGCTGTCATTTCTGGGTATCGGCATCCAGCCACCCGAGATCACCTGGGGCCTGATGGTGTCGCAGGGCAGGCCGTATCTGACAAATGCTTGGTGGCTGTCTTTCTGGCCTGGCCTTGCCATCATCCTGACCACGCTCAGCCTCAACCTTGTGTCAAACTGGATGCGTATTGCGCTTGACCCGGTTCAACGCTGGCGTCTGGAAATAAAAGGCAAAAAGCAATGA
- a CDS encoding ribonuclease activity regulator RraA, with translation MAENLSDETKQKLMHVSVATLATALYKRGLRNQVIQDVHPVARKGRNMVGPAFTLRYMPAREDRNTLAEFRNPMHMQRQAVEQCPPDSVLVMDCRKDARAASSGDILIKRLMVRGAAGVVTDGGFRDSMVVGELDIPAYHSRPSSPTNLTLHEAIEINGPIGCGDVAVFPGDTLVGDDDSIIVIPAHIVDEVADEAVEMTVYEDFVSEMVLEGATIIGLYPATQEKNLKLFAEWRAAKGR, from the coding sequence ATGGCTGAAAATTTGTCTGACGAGACGAAACAAAAACTGATGCACGTATCGGTCGCGACGCTTGCAACGGCGCTCTACAAAAGAGGCTTGCGCAATCAGGTGATTCAGGACGTACACCCGGTGGCGCGCAAAGGCCGCAATATGGTCGGTCCAGCCTTTACCCTTCGATATATGCCAGCCCGCGAAGATCGCAACACATTGGCCGAGTTTCGCAACCCGATGCACATGCAGCGCCAGGCTGTTGAACAATGTCCGCCAGACTCTGTGCTGGTGATGGATTGCCGCAAGGATGCCCGAGCGGCCTCGTCGGGAGATATTCTGATTAAGCGGCTGATGGTGCGTGGTGCCGCCGGTGTCGTGACCGATGGTGGCTTCCGTGACAGCATGGTGGTCGGCGAACTCGACATCCCTGCCTATCATTCGCGCCCGTCCAGTCCCACCAATCTGACGCTGCACGAGGCAATTGAGATCAATGGTCCGATTGGCTGCGGCGACGTGGCTGTCTTTCCTGGCGATACTCTGGTCGGCGATGATGACAGCATCATTGTGATCCCGGCCCACATCGTTGACGAAGTCGCTGATGAGGCGGTGGAAATGACGGTTTATGAGGACTTTGTTTCCGAGATGGTCCTGGAGGGGGCGACAATTATCGGGCTCTATCCTGCCACTCAGGAAAAGAACCTGAAATTGTTTGCAGAATGGCGCGCCGCAAAAGGTCGTTGA
- a CDS encoding ABC transporter substrate-binding protein → MRKLSVGLLGASLAMTMMSPVLAEDTDITIVLSEELDLIDPCMASQSNIGRVVLQNISETMTELDGSGGGLMPRLAESWESVDGDTWRFNLRKGVKFSDGTSFGAEDVAHSLKRVVAEELVCEIGAKYFGGSTITTEIIDDHTIEITSDPAQPIMPLQLSGLTIVPSETLMEYTREPIGTGAYVLSEWNVGQNVILTRRDDYWGETPAVTKATYVFRSDDSVRAAMVATGEADFAPKISELDATNPATDFAYPNSETVYLRLDTMTPPLDDVRVREAMNLAIDREAFIGTIIPAEAILATAIVPPSTIGWNADLKVPAYDLEKARALLAEAKADGVPVDAEITLIGRTSNFANVTEVMEALLSMYQDAGFNMKLEMYEVAEWLDFYSQPFAEDRGPQIIEAMHDNAKGDPVFSMYFKYASEGLQSALRDPAVDKMIADATAATGDDRTSKWSDLFAYLHDEITADVQLFHMVGFSRVSERLDFTPTIATNSEIQLSQIGFK, encoded by the coding sequence ATGCGTAAACTGTCTGTAGGTTTGCTGGGTGCGTCGCTCGCAATGACGATGATGTCACCTGTTTTGGCAGAAGACACCGATATCACCATCGTGCTGAGCGAAGAACTGGATTTGATTGATCCCTGCATGGCATCGCAGTCCAATATTGGCCGCGTCGTTCTGCAAAATATTTCCGAAACAATGACCGAACTCGACGGCAGCGGTGGCGGATTGATGCCGCGTCTGGCCGAAAGCTGGGAATCGGTTGATGGCGATACCTGGCGCTTCAATTTGCGCAAGGGCGTCAAGTTCTCCGACGGTACAAGCTTTGGTGCCGAGGATGTTGCACATTCGCTGAAGCGCGTTGTTGCCGAAGAGCTGGTTTGTGAAATCGGCGCGAAGTACTTTGGTGGTTCAACCATCACCACAGAAATCATCGACGATCACACAATCGAAATCACGTCCGATCCGGCGCAGCCTATTATGCCGCTGCAATTGTCGGGTCTGACAATCGTTCCATCTGAAACATTGATGGAGTACACACGCGAGCCCATTGGAACAGGCGCTTATGTTCTGTCCGAATGGAATGTCGGCCAGAATGTCATTCTGACGCGCCGTGACGATTATTGGGGTGAAACTCCGGCTGTCACCAAAGCAACTTACGTGTTCCGTTCAGATGATTCTGTGCGCGCAGCAATGGTCGCGACTGGCGAAGCGGATTTCGCGCCGAAAATCTCGGAACTGGATGCAACCAACCCGGCAACAGATTTTGCCTACCCGAACTCTGAAACTGTATATCTGCGTCTCGACACAATGACGCCGCCACTTGATGACGTGCGTGTTCGTGAGGCCATGAACCTCGCGATTGACCGCGAAGCCTTTATCGGGACAATTATTCCCGCCGAAGCGATCCTGGCCACCGCAATTGTACCGCCATCAACCATCGGCTGGAATGCTGATCTGAAGGTGCCGGCTTATGATCTGGAAAAAGCCCGTGCGCTTTTGGCCGAGGCCAAAGCCGATGGCGTGCCCGTCGATGCGGAAATCACATTGATCGGCAGAACCAGCAACTTTGCAAATGTCACTGAAGTGATGGAAGCATTGCTTTCCATGTATCAGGATGCTGGCTTCAACATGAAGTTGGAAATGTATGAAGTGGCAGAATGGCTGGATTTCTATTCACAACCTTTCGCGGAAGATCGCGGACCACAGATCATCGAGGCGATGCATGACAACGCCAAGGGTGATCCGGTTTTCTCGATGTACTTCAAATACGCGTCCGAAGGTTTGCAGTCAGCTCTGCGTGATCCTGCAGTCGATAAGATGATTGCGGATGCAACAGCTGCAACAGGTGATGACCGTACATCCAAATGGTCCGATCTGTTCGCATATCTGCACGATGAAATCACTGCAGATGTCCAGTTGTTCCATATGGTTGGCTTCAGCCGGGTCAGCGAACGGCTTGACTTTACACCGACCATCGCGACCAACAGCGAAATTCAACTCTCGCAAATTGGCTTCAAATAA
- a CDS encoding aldolase/citrate lyase family protein, producing MMVEIPKNAFKQALREGRQQIGFWSTIPDPYLTEILSGAGFDWLLLDSEHSPTDIRLMMLQLQAGRAGPSALIVRPQVNDPVLIKQYLDIGAQTLLLPMIQSADEARAAVSAMRYPPAGIRGVATMTRASRFGRAENYLQRAEEELCLLVQVESKEAVEQIEAIADVDGVDGIFIGPSDLAASLGHRGEPFHPKVVQTIETAIGRITATGKPAGILTPNVEFAQRCMDLGTRFTAVGSDMGLLLNGAEALAQKFSD from the coding sequence ATGATGGTAGAAATTCCAAAGAATGCCTTCAAGCAGGCACTGCGCGAAGGCCGCCAGCAAATCGGCTTTTGGTCTACGATACCCGACCCATATCTGACCGAAATTCTATCAGGTGCAGGCTTTGACTGGCTGTTGCTGGATTCAGAGCATTCGCCAACAGATATAAGATTGATGATGCTGCAGCTTCAGGCCGGACGCGCTGGTCCCAGCGCGCTGATTGTGCGCCCGCAGGTCAATGACCCGGTCCTGATCAAGCAATATCTGGATATCGGCGCGCAAACATTGTTGTTGCCCATGATCCAGTCAGCCGACGAAGCCAGAGCGGCCGTTTCTGCCATGCGATATCCGCCTGCAGGTATACGCGGTGTTGCCACCATGACCCGTGCTTCCCGGTTTGGCCGTGCCGAGAATTATCTGCAGCGTGCAGAAGAAGAATTGTGCCTGTTGGTACAGGTCGAATCCAAAGAGGCCGTTGAGCAGATTGAAGCGATTGCGGATGTGGATGGGGTTGATGGTATTTTCATTGGTCCTTCGGATCTGGCTGCCAGTCTTGGCCATAGGGGCGAACCGTTTCATCCAAAAGTCGTGCAAACCATCGAGACCGCAATTGGCCGTATTACAGCGACCGGAAAACCTGCCGGTATTCTGACACCCAATGTGGAATTCGCGCAGCGTTGCATGGATCTTGGCACACGTTTTACCGCCGTTGGCAGTGATATGGGTTTGTTGCTGAATGGCGCTGAAGCGCTCGCACAGAAATTTTCCGACTAG
- a CDS encoding DMT family transporter gives MSLGSPGASVRNVNAMVAAALMLVAAVLTALDAVLVRLLADEVHPFVIVFFRSLFGLMVVLPWILARRQQMGSHYRLMHFLRAAMKIVALVCFFFAFALAPLADVTAIMFTAPIFLTLGGWMIFGETYSLGRLIAVLAGFVGVIIVIGPAGGDMSWALSYALIGSALTAAIQLMLKKMAKHDSTQTLVSRNLVLMAPLAFIPALYFWATPTLPQLGLLAVQGIVGALNMSLVTRALSMADASLLAPIDFVRLPIVAILAFLFFGELASVETWIGASVIFLSTLIVAGGAGWKRTK, from the coding sequence ATGTCCTTGGGCAGTCCCGGTGCCAGTGTGCGCAATGTCAATGCGATGGTGGCAGCAGCCCTGATGCTGGTCGCCGCTGTTCTGACCGCACTCGACGCTGTGCTTGTCAGGTTACTGGCAGACGAGGTGCATCCCTTCGTAATCGTATTTTTCCGCAGCCTTTTTGGGTTGATGGTCGTGCTGCCGTGGATTCTGGCGCGACGCCAGCAGATGGGTTCCCACTATCGCCTGATGCACTTTTTGCGGGCGGCCATGAAAATCGTGGCGTTGGTCTGTTTCTTCTTTGCGTTTGCCCTGGCGCCATTGGCGGATGTGACCGCCATCATGTTTACGGCTCCCATTTTCCTGACGCTGGGTGGCTGGATGATCTTCGGCGAAACATATTCCCTGGGTCGATTAATTGCGGTCCTGGCAGGATTTGTCGGGGTCATCATTGTCATCGGCCCGGCTGGAGGCGATATGAGTTGGGCGTTGAGCTATGCGCTGATCGGCTCTGCACTGACAGCAGCCATCCAGCTGATGCTGAAGAAGATGGCAAAGCATGACAGTACGCAAACTCTGGTGTCAAGGAATCTGGTTCTGATGGCACCACTGGCATTTATACCGGCGCTTTATTTTTGGGCGACGCCAACCCTGCCTCAACTGGGACTGTTGGCAGTGCAAGGCATTGTTGGTGCCCTGAACATGTCGCTTGTTACAAGGGCGCTCAGCATGGCTGATGCATCCTTGCTGGCGCCGATTGATTTTGTCCGATTGCCCATTGTTGCGATCCTCGCCTTTCTGTTTTTCGGCGAGTTGGCCAGCGTTGAAACCTGGATTGGTGCCAGCGTGATCTTTCTATCGACTCTGATAGTGGCTGGCGGTGCAGGCTGGAAACGCACCAAGTAA
- a CDS encoding 5-dehydro-4-deoxyglucarate dehydratase, whose amino-acid sequence MIAPNELKSIIRTGLLSFPVTPFDADDNVDATAFSSHLEWLSGYPVAGLIVAGGTGEMFSLTPTEIVEIVRTAKAVSGDAPIISGCGYGTKLACEMAQGIEAVGGDGILLLPHYLIGAPQDGIEAHIRAVCKSTNMAVIVYNRGASRVSVDTLARLSEECPNLIGFKDGTGDINTVRRVTLTMGDRLAYIGGMPTHELFAQAYRGAGMATYSSAVFNFVPETALAFHKAFIAGDDATCNKLLTEFYYPFTAIRDRKTGYEVAAIKAGVRMRGFAAGPVRTPLIDLTAVEDDMMRQLMEGRG is encoded by the coding sequence ATGATTGCCCCAAACGAGCTGAAATCCATCATCCGAACCGGCCTCCTGTCGTTTCCGGTAACCCCGTTTGATGCCGACGATAATGTGGATGCGACCGCCTTCAGCTCACATCTGGAGTGGTTGTCCGGATATCCGGTTGCCGGTTTGATCGTGGCTGGTGGGACAGGAGAGATGTTCTCGTTGACCCCGACCGAGATTGTGGAAATCGTGCGGACCGCCAAGGCCGTTTCAGGCGATGCACCGATCATTTCCGGCTGTGGCTATGGCACAAAACTCGCTTGTGAAATGGCGCAGGGGATCGAGGCGGTGGGCGGTGACGGTATCCTGCTATTGCCGCACTATCTCATCGGGGCACCCCAGGACGGTATTGAGGCGCATATCCGTGCCGTCTGCAAATCCACCAATATGGCGGTCATTGTCTATAATCGGGGCGCAAGTCGCGTGTCAGTCGATACGCTGGCACGGCTCTCCGAGGAATGTCCCAATTTGATCGGCTTCAAGGACGGCACAGGTGATATCAACACGGTGCGCCGCGTGACCCTGACAATGGGTGACCGTCTGGCCTATATCGGCGGAATGCCGACACATGAATTATTTGCTCAGGCCTATCGTGGTGCTGGCATGGCGACATATTCCTCGGCTGTCTTCAATTTCGTCCCCGAAACAGCGCTGGCTTTCCACAAGGCATTTATCGCTGGGGATGATGCGACCTGCAATAAACTTCTGACCGAGTTCTACTATCCCTTCACCGCCATTCGCGACCGCAAGACGGGGTATGAAGTCGCCGCGATCAAGGCAGGTGTACGAATGCGTGGTTTTGCAGCAGGCCCAGTGCGAACACCCTTGATAGATTTGACTGCAGTAGAGGACGACATGATGCGGCAATTGATGGAGGGAAGAGGATGA
- a CDS encoding HAD family phosphatase has product MGIKAVLWDIDGTLVDSEPLHLKALLAVCMQYNADISDLPDDTFIGVNLNGVWDALKRRFPAELTRGVWTKAIDDHYVRQSETLHAMPGAIETIKSLHGLGIRQAAVSNSGRKVVDTNLEFLRTNGIFEFSISLDDVSEAKPDPEPYLQAMSKMEIEPSQALAIEDSHSGAKSAKAAGLTLVAYNNPGLPADVWIDDLKDLPSHLSNHRQT; this is encoded by the coding sequence GTGGGCATTAAGGCAGTTCTTTGGGATATCGATGGCACGTTGGTCGACAGTGAGCCTCTGCATCTCAAAGCGCTGCTTGCGGTTTGCATGCAGTACAATGCTGATATTTCAGATCTCCCGGATGACACATTCATCGGTGTAAACCTGAACGGTGTATGGGACGCTCTCAAGCGTCGATTCCCGGCAGAATTAACCCGAGGTGTATGGACAAAAGCGATAGACGATCACTATGTGCGCCAGTCTGAAACGCTTCATGCCATGCCGGGCGCCATTGAGACCATCAAAAGCCTGCATGGGCTCGGAATCCGGCAGGCGGCTGTTTCAAACTCGGGACGCAAGGTTGTGGATACCAACCTTGAATTCCTGCGCACCAATGGCATTTTCGAATTCAGCATCAGCCTTGATGATGTCAGCGAAGCGAAGCCTGATCCCGAACCCTATTTGCAAGCCATGAGCAAAATGGAGATTGAGCCATCCCAAGCTCTGGCGATTGAGGACAGCCATTCTGGCGCGAAAAGCGCAAAAGCAGCCGGGCTTACGCTCGTTGCCTATAACAATCCCGGCCTACCAGCCGATGTGTGGATAGATGATCTCAAGGATTTGCCGTCGCATCTGTCAAATCATCGGCAGACCTGA
- a CDS encoding ABC transporter permease, whose amino-acid sequence MRHFIGKRAFASALSLVGLIVLVFFLSRLTGDPTALFLPLDASLESRERFRELHGLNDPIIVQFGHYVWDVLNLDFGDSIRKARPALEVVLGAFQWTLILALTTVFLVTVAAIIIGSLAAFYAGGVFDRIATFLSLIGASAPDFWIAIVAIVLFSVNLGWLPTSGTGTIWHWVMPIAVLFIRPFGLALQVVRGSMITALSSAYVKTARAKGVRASPIIFIHALRNALLPVITVIGDLAAGMLNGAVVVETIFGFPGVGKLMIDSILQRDFTVVLAAIMVSAMAIFLMNLLIDIAYSVLDPRIRY is encoded by the coding sequence ATGCGGCATTTCATTGGGAAACGAGCCTTCGCAAGCGCTCTTTCGCTTGTTGGCCTCATCGTATTGGTCTTCTTTCTCTCTCGCCTTACGGGCGATCCGACCGCATTGTTCCTGCCGCTTGACGCTTCGCTTGAAAGCCGCGAACGGTTCCGTGAACTGCACGGCCTGAACGATCCGATAATAGTTCAGTTTGGCCATTACGTCTGGGATGTCCTGAACCTTGATTTTGGCGATTCCATTCGCAAGGCGAGACCGGCGCTTGAGGTGGTTCTTGGCGCCTTTCAATGGACGCTGATACTGGCATTGACTACCGTTTTTCTGGTCACAGTCGCTGCCATCATCATTGGCTCACTGGCCGCATTCTATGCTGGCGGAGTTTTTGATCGCATCGCAACGTTCCTGTCGCTGATCGGTGCAAGTGCACCGGATTTCTGGATTGCCATTGTGGCAATCGTCTTGTTCTCCGTAAATCTCGGCTGGCTGCCAACTTCGGGAACCGGAACAATCTGGCATTGGGTTATGCCAATTGCGGTTCTTTTCATCCGTCCATTCGGCCTGGCTTTGCAAGTTGTACGCGGCTCAATGATCACCGCGCTGTCCTCGGCCTATGTAAAGACCGCCCGTGCCAAGGGCGTTCGGGCCAGTCCAATCATATTCATCCATGCCCTGCGCAATGCTTTGCTTCCCGTGATCACCGTGATCGGCGATCTGGCTGCAGGCATGCTGAACGGCGCTGTGGTGGTTGAAACGATTTTTGGCTTTCCCGGTGTTGGAAAGCTGATGATCGACTCCATTCTGCAACGCGATTTCACAGTCGTTCTGGCGGCAATCATGGTGTCGGCCATGGCCATTTTTCTTATGAATCTTCTGATCGACATCGCCTATTCGGTGCTTGATCCGCGCATTCGGTATTAA
- a CDS encoding ABC transporter ATP-binding protein — MSAHLLEVRDLSVEFHTLHGQVKAVQGVSFHLDPGETLVILGESGSGKSVSASAVMNLIDMPPGEITSGEVLYRGKSLLDMTGEERRAINGAKIAMIFQDPLAHLNPVYSVGWQIIEMMTTHGMPSGKAKQRAIELLLRVGIPDPETRMRAYPHQFSGGQRQRLMIAMALALKPDILIADEPTTALDVTVQAQILALLKELQVETGMGLLLITHDLGVVAEVADNVVVMNAGEIVESGPAGEVYANPQHSYTKRLIASAPGRGEMAEPVKAPGEPLLRLVGLSKSFGKFEALKDASLTVMPGEIVAIVGESGSGKSTLAKTLLRLEEPTSGEAFYKGRDLFKMSPKELFGMRRDIQMVFQDPTQSLNPRMSVYDLISEAWVIHPEILPKPKWRERVAELLDLVGLSPDHARRYPHQFSGGQRQRIAIARVLALEPKLVVCDEAVSALDVSIQAQVIDLLDGLRRDFGISYIFIAHDLPVVRDFADRVVVMQAGRIVEEGTVRQIFEAPRNDYTRALLAASLDPDPEVQAKRRTARLELEALRP, encoded by the coding sequence ATGAGCGCGCATCTGCTGGAAGTTCGGGACCTGTCAGTGGAGTTCCATACACTGCATGGTCAGGTGAAGGCCGTTCAGGGTGTCAGTTTCCACCTCGATCCCGGTGAAACGCTGGTCATTCTGGGCGAAAGCGGATCGGGAAAGTCAGTCTCGGCTTCGGCAGTGATGAACCTGATTGACATGCCACCGGGTGAAATAACCAGCGGTGAAGTGCTGTATCGGGGCAAAAGCCTTCTGGATATGACCGGCGAAGAGCGTCGCGCCATAAATGGTGCCAAGATCGCGATGATCTTTCAGGACCCGCTGGCCCATCTTAATCCGGTCTACAGCGTCGGTTGGCAGATCATTGAAATGATGACGACCCACGGCATGCCATCAGGCAAGGCGAAGCAGCGCGCGATTGAATTATTGCTGCGTGTCGGAATCCCGGATCCGGAAACCAGAATGCGGGCCTATCCGCATCAGTTTTCCGGTGGTCAACGTCAGCGTTTGATGATTGCAATGGCACTGGCACTGAAGCCCGATATCCTGATTGCGGATGAGCCGACAACAGCACTTGATGTGACGGTTCAGGCCCAGATTCTGGCATTGCTGAAGGAATTACAGGTCGAAACGGGCATGGGTTTGCTGTTGATCACCCATGATCTTGGTGTCGTGGCTGAGGTGGCTGACAATGTCGTTGTCATGAATGCTGGAGAAATCGTTGAATCCGGTCCCGCTGGTGAAGTTTATGCCAACCCGCAGCACTCCTATACCAAACGCCTTATCGCTTCGGCGCCCGGTCGCGGGGAAATGGCAGAACCTGTCAAAGCGCCCGGTGAACCCCTGTTGCGGCTGGTAGGCCTTAGCAAGAGCTTTGGGAAATTCGAAGCGCTCAAGGATGCAAGTCTGACCGTCATGCCCGGTGAAATTGTCGCCATTGTCGGGGAAAGCGGCTCTGGCAAATCCACCTTGGCGAAGACCCTTTTGCGATTGGAAGAGCCCACCAGCGGCGAAGCCTTCTACAAGGGTCGTGATTTGTTCAAGATGTCGCCGAAAGAGCTGTTTGGCATGCGCCGCGATATCCAGATGGTGTTTCAGGACCCCACGCAATCACTAAACCCGCGCATGTCGGTCTATGATCTGATTTCCGAAGCCTGGGTCATCCATCCTGAAATTTTGCCGAAGCCGAAATGGCGTGAGCGTGTAGCCGAATTGTTGGATCTGGTCGGTCTGTCGCCGGATCATGCACGTCGTTATCCGCATCAGTTTTCCGGCGGCCAACGGCAGCGCATTGCCATCGCAAGAGTTTTGGCACTGGAGCCCAAACTGGTGGTTTGCGACGAAGCAGTCTCGGCGCTTGATGTATCCATTCAGGCGCAAGTGATTGATCTGCTTGACGGTTTGCGTCGCGATTTTGGAATTTCCTACATATTCATTGCTCATGATTTGCCGGTGGTCCGGGACTTTGCGGACCGGGTTGTGGTGATGCAGGCCGGGCGGATCGTCGAAGAAGGAACCGTGCGACAGATATTCGAGGCCCCGCGCAATGACTACACGCGTGCTTTGCTGGCTGCCAGCTTGGACCCGGATCCGGAAGTGCAGGCGAAACGCCGCACTGCCCGTCTTGAACTGGAGGCCTTGCGCCCATGA
- a CDS encoding GntR family transcriptional regulator gives MGQTKGIGMNFPTLDMQGSPFSASVGGSAATRIYLDLRQRIIDLHLPPDTTLSRADLTDRYKVSQTPVREALQRLEQDGLVKIFPQSRTLVTRIDEKQMFEAYFLRIAVETEVVRRLANECDPSVLSKAKSILRMKHAIVHDVEQIDMFYDFDEAFHKTLFDGVGQSGLHQLLQSKSGHLGRIRRLGPPPEGKFDLILEGHASIIAGIESGDENQAIAAIRDHLKDTVSISRVEALRSQFPDYFNVA, from the coding sequence ATGGGGCAAACAAAAGGAATTGGTATGAATTTCCCGACCTTGGATATGCAGGGCTCCCCCTTTTCAGCATCAGTTGGAGGTTCTGCTGCAACCCGGATTTATCTGGACCTTCGGCAGCGGATCATTGATCTTCATTTGCCACCGGATACAACGCTTTCCCGCGCCGACCTGACCGACCGGTATAAGGTCAGTCAAACACCTGTACGCGAAGCATTGCAGCGGCTGGAACAGGACGGGTTGGTCAAGATTTTTCCACAGTCGCGGACACTGGTTACGCGGATTGATGAAAAACAGATGTTTGAAGCTTATTTTCTGCGGATTGCCGTTGAAACCGAGGTGGTTCGACGTCTGGCCAATGAGTGCGATCCGTCCGTGCTTTCCAAAGCCAAATCCATCCTGCGCATGAAGCACGCGATCGTTCATGATGTGGAACAAATAGACATGTTCTATGATTTTGATGAAGCCTTCCACAAAACGCTTTTCGACGGTGTGGGACAAAGCGGACTGCACCAATTGCTGCAATCCAAATCAGGCCATCTTGGCCGTATAAGACGTCTTGGCCCACCACCGGAGGGGAAATTCGATCTTATTCTTGAGGGGCATGCCAGCATCATTGCCGGGATTGAATCCGGCGATGAAAACCAGGCAATTGCCGCCATCAGGGACCATCTGAAAGACACGGTATCTATCTCACGTGTCGAAGCGCTTCGCAGCCAGTTTCCGGACTATTTCAACGTCGCCTGA